In a genomic window of Babylonia areolata isolate BAREFJ2019XMU chromosome 3, ASM4173473v1, whole genome shotgun sequence:
- the LOC143280542 gene encoding uncharacterized protein LOC143280542 — MAKSLGSMTSLHVNTRRQLFSSLTSSADTEEEQLVPDVEEMDDNVFSPDGGDHHADDDVDDEDVDDDDDEDMGEESGVRQGGEMMTLKGSDGMTLPGLPPSFRLIPPRHAPLHSAPAALHPSPSSPSLSLSPTSPPGPFLLSSAPDLREIPLDLRQKQHQHHHHPLSLPGGPFHLMRCQSDMGPSSQAGGRAVGRRPPRRVFTNSRERWRQQKVNTAFCQLRRLVPTHPPDKKLSKNEILRLAIRYINLLNTVLDFQRGSPSKAASPASSSSPLHGPSSDHDSDDQQAEELSSLLPRRIQQRRAGLVGGRGGGGGGGVRGQEDAENENSHQENHQENQQQGQPCPFQPESQPHGVTRPPTRHHHHHHPAPPRREDLLPPTTTTRLDRSPSHGEGQENVPPARGYFHRAPVSNNTTNTTLDNYSSNTIATTNSIAAAGRLLLREQPSSDRAVQGEGNGNGHGHGNGNGSGGIRVMSLAFPLSGDGLSRRMTVTI, encoded by the coding sequence ATGGCCAAGTCCCTGGGATCGATGACGTCACTGCACGTCAACACCCGGCGTCAGCTGTTCTCCTCGCTGACGTCATCAGCGGACACGGAGGAGGAGCAGCTGGTGCCGGACGTGGAGGAGATGGACGACAACGTCTTCAGCCCCGACGGCGGCGACCACCACGCAGACGACGACGTGGACGACGAAGAcgtggacgacgacgacgacgaagacatgGGCGAGGAGAGCGGGGTCCGGCAGGGCGGGGAGATGATGACGCTGAAGGGCAGTGACGGCATGACGCTGCCGGGGCTTCCGCCCAGCTTCCGGCTGATCCCTCCCCGCCACGCCCCCCTCCACTCCGCCCCCGcagccctccacccctccccctcctccccgtccctgtccctgtcGCCCACCTCCCCGCCGggccccttcctcctctcctcggCGCCGGACCTCCGCGAGATCCCCCTGGACCTGCGCCAGAAGcagcatcagcaccaccaccacccgctgtCCCTGCCCGGCGGCCCCTTCCACCTGATGCGCTGCCAGAGCGACATGGGCCCGTCCTCGCAGGCCGGGGGGCGGGCCGTGGGCCGGAGGCCCCCGCGCAGGGTCTTCACCAACTCCCGGGAGCGCTGGCGGCAGCAGAAGGTCAACACGGCCTTCTGCCAGCTGAGGCGGCTGGTGCCCACCCACCCGCCGGACAAGAAGCTGAGCAAGAACGAGATCCTCCGCCTGGCCATCCGCTACATCAACCTCCTCAACACGGTGCTCGACTTCCAGCGCGGCTCCCCGTCCAAGGCCGCCTCCCCGGCGTCCTCTTCTTCGCCCCTCCACGGCCCCTCCTCCGACCACGACTCCGACGACCAGCAGGCGGAGGAGCTAAGCAGCTTGCTTCCTCGACGGATCCAACAGCGGAGAGCGGGCCTGgttgggggcaggggcgggggtggaggtggaggagtcCGGGGTCAGGAAGATGCCGAGAACGAGAACAGCCACCAGGAGAACCACCAGGAGAACCAGCAGCAGGGGCAGCCGTGCCCGTTCCAGCCAGAGTCCCAGCCCCACGGCGTGACCCGCCCCCCTacccgccaccatcaccaccaccaccccgcgccGCCCAGGAGAGAGGACCTCctccccccgaccaccaccacccgactCGACCGCTCCCCTAGTCACGGCGAGGGTCAGGAAAACGTCCCGCCCGCGCGCGGCTACTTCCACAGAGCACCTGtctccaacaacaccaccaacaccaccttggacaactacagcagcaacaccatcgccaccaccaacaGCATCGCGGCGGCGGGGCGTTTGCTGCTTCGCGAGCAGCCGTCCTCCGACAGAGCGGTGCAGGGCGAGGGGAACGGGAACGGGCACGGGCACGGGAACGGGAACGGCAGTGGCGGGATCAGAGTCATGAGCCTGGCTTTTCCCCTGTCCGGCGACGGCCTGTCGCGACGTATGACCGTCACCATCTGA